The nucleotide window CCTGTTGTATATCAAAAAGCCATGTTTTAATTTCGCTATCCATAAACAAGTTGTTTTGATGAATCAATTGATTTTCTTAAGTATGGATTACTAATTGCCTTATCTTCCAATAAATCTACTTTATGTTTAAAAATATTTTCAAGTGAAAATTTTAATTCAAAATAATTATCGGCATAATCATACAATTC belongs to Bacteroidia bacterium and includes:
- a CDS encoding nucleotidyltransferase domain-containing protein; translated protein: MNLIESNIDKIRDLCKKHNVARLFVIGSVLTNRFKNDSDIDLVVDFNGVELYDYADNYFELKFSLENIFKHKVDLLEDKAISNPYLRKSIDSSKQLVYG